ATGGGGAAATCAAAATGACTTAAAAAAGATAGAAAAATTAACTGAACAACTTAAAATCAAGAAACTGTATatcttagttttttttaacaaatacacaTCTTTAtctaaagtattttattaggtAGAAATAATGAGTTTTACTCTTAATAAATTGTGGCTGATGTGATGGGATGATGGATACAAATGTGTAGACTCACTGCTTTAGTAACAATAGATAAAAAATCTCACCTGCATTGAGAAACTCAGCAAGAATATCTTTCTTGGTCTGAGGCATACCATCTGCATTCACATCCATGCTGGTTCTCCAAAAATCTGAGAAACCTACACGTTTTTCTCTTGGAAAATAACAACCATGCCAGAGAGTCTTCATTGTGTAATCGATGTTAATTAGAATCTGGCCAACTTTTGTATTATAATATGCTGGTGGTAACTGGCACGTGGAGCTCTGGTCATAGTTTGGTTCAAGACTGATAACTGGCAGCTGGTTAAACCCATATATTCCCACAGTCAGCTCTCTCACAATCTGGTGAACAACCTTGTAGTCTACGGGCAGACGTGAATCAATTGGAGCAAGAATGATTATGTTGGGGTCTGAGATGCCGCTCATTTGCCCGATTATTCCCGGAGGTGTATCCAGATGAAGACCGTGTTCTCCTCCACCGAACAGCCAACTGCAGGCGGTCATGCTGAGTAGCTCCTGCAGGTCCCTGCTGTCGTATTTCTGCAATAAAGAGTTTGCAGTCGTCTGCGCAGCCAGCGCAGCTTGGACATTTTCCCCACTGCACTGATTTAATGGTAGAGAGCTCCGGTACACGCTCTCCATGATCGGAGGAAAAACTGAATGCACAGAACCTAAACGACAAACGATCTTTAGAGTGACATTAAatcatacatttatttcaaaacaaTGTTTCGGTTAAAATACTTCGTTCCTCGGTGAAGTGTATGAGTTTGAACCGCGTTGTCCTTGGCAACCAGCGACGCATGTCAATGCTTAAAATCGACCGCTAGATGGTGACGTTGTACGTCTTCGCGGACACGTCAGTGCAGCGCGCAAGCTtagctcatgaatattaatgagatgtGTTGACGTGGAGACGTCCTTTACGAAAAGTCTCCGCACTCCGCTGCCATTTTTGCAACGACTCCGGCAAATGGTACAGTCTTACACGACAAATTCTTATCGTCTTTAATGGGGAAAGACTGATGTATTTATAATCGTTCGCTAAGGtcacaattaaacaaaatatttctgACCAACACTTAAACCTAACATCAACTGTAcccattttttttctcttacGCTCAAATTAAGCCACAAATACTTTTGAGGATATTCAAACTTTCCATGCGCATGCGCACCCATTGACAACACTCAGAGCCGAGCCCCTCCCCTATGGAATAGAATTGATGATTGGCTCTTTTTACTGAAAGGCGGGACTTCCTTCTTTTCAGCGCCGTACTGTACAATTCATAATAATAGTGCGACATCTTGGTAATATTTATAGTCTTTGCAAGAGAAAGCGCATTTCTGGGTCCAACTAACAAAGTTGAGCAACCTTTGACCAAGAAAAGACAGCACTCGATTGTCACACGAAATCTGAAAGCCAAACAACTTTTAGACTTTACCAGACCTATTGAAAATCACATGTTGATAATTCCTCCTGTTATATTTTCTACTGACAATGAAAGCTGTCATTTTAGCTGCAGGTTATGGAACAAGACTGCAAAGGGATATCGAGAATGACACGACTGGGAATTTCAAGAAACTGGAAGGAATTGCCAAGCCACTGCTTCCTGTTGGTCCGTGTGCTCTTATCTCACACTGGCTTCAGGCTTTGACAAAAACAGCATGTGTGGACACAGTATATGTAGTTGTGAGTTCataataacagtttttaaatgatatatacCTAGTTGATGTACcaaagaattgtgggtaatCAAATGCACCATGCGTTAACAGACAAATGATCTTTACCATGAAGCATTTCAACTGTGGGCCAAAGAATTCCCTAATGTTCAAGTTATAACTGATGGCACAACAAAAAATGAGGTAAGTATAGTAAAACAGACCATTGCATCggtattaaatatattttttaattcccGTTTAATTATATCTGCAGGACAGACTTGGGGCTGTTGCCTGTCTGCAGTTAGTGGTCAAGCTCTGTGCTGTGGATGATCACTTGCTTGTTATTGGAGGGTATGAGTAGCATCAGATTGAAGTTTTGAAGCATTGCTGCTATACTTTGactaatttattattatttttcagaGATACTTTATTCAAAGAGGATTTCAGCATTCAAAAATTCACAGAGAGGTTCTTTGAAGTGCAACATAAAGACAAAGAAAGCAATTTAGTGCTGTCATACCAATGCAAAAATGAGGGTAAGTATGAGTGCAGAATGATGTCAATCATGTGAACAGACTCAGACTTTGACTCAGATCTTTAGATTatttacagcagtggttctcaaactttttccgcgtgcggccccccttgtgtatggtgcattccttcgcggccctcccaaagaaaatttatgacaaaaactgttctaaaatgtaacattttaattaaacaaaacatattaaattatacaaaactagtgctgttggttgttagccttattttttttaggtttaattacacagaattcatgataaattaatgtattttataaaatgtcataaaactggggcccccctggcaccatctcgcggcccccctgggggccccggaccccagtttgagaaccactgatttacagactcatttgtgaccctgtacCACAAAACTAGTTATAagggtacatttttttttatattatagaaATTAAGAGATTTATAAACATTTGAAGTTGtccaacattttttaaataattacggtatgaaatttacaaaatattttcacgtaacatgatctttacttaatatccttatgatttttggcataaaaaattataattttgatcCATacaatgtatggtttgttattgctacaaatatacccatgctacttatGATTGGTTctgtggtccagggtcagaTTTTTCATTGAAAAATGCACATTAAATGATTCATTTATAATTTCCACATCAAGTATTCTCTACATTTGTCTGCTCAGAAACTTCCAAGTATGGGATTTTGGAACTGGATGAAGACCTTAAAGTACAATGCATGAAGGAAAAGCCTCGACCAAGTGAAACAAGTGCACGCAATGCAGtgtgttttacatttgttaggaaaaaaattgtgttATGTCTTATACACGTATCATAATATAATATACCTTAtttgttttcattcattttacaGTGCCCTTGTTTCTACCTGTTTTCAAAGACCTCACTTCCACTTCTAGACACCTTTCTCAATGAGAAGAAGGTAGAGCTTGTTGTTATTTTACACTTCCAGATGTTCTAATGCAGTGGCTTTCAAACACTACCTGTGTAGGGTGCATCCCGTCGTGGCCCCCGAAAGAAAATTCATGATATAAAACaatcaacaaacaaaataaagcaatcaaacttaaaatttaaatattatacaATGAAGTGCTGTTGGTTGGTAGCTATATTttttgaggtttaattacagaaTTATGAGAAATGTatgcatataaaaaatatagtgccagGAGGGGCCCAGTTTGAGTACCACTGGGTCTCATTCATTAAGCAtacgtacgcacaaatttgatgttttcacgaacaaatcatgattcaacaaaaacgttTGTATCAACATTTCTTCTAGATGTAtgcaaaaattcaagaaaacctaaaaccactGTTTATATTGTAATAATGTTAATATATAACATTTGCATGattctatattatattataatattttctgtattatatattattatacatgatctatattattattataatatacattatatatacattattatagcctacttattttttctacacacaaagaagatgcatgtaatgacaaatcttcacACTTTCCTTtctcactttttaaatctctatatgAAAGCGTCTGCTTAAAGGGGCACtcgactttttttgaaaatatgctaattttccagctcccctagagttaaatatttgatttttatcgttttggatctccgggtctggcggtaccacttttagcatagcttagcataatccactgaatctgattagaccattagcatcacatcattagctcaaaaatgaccaaagagttttgatatttttcctatttaaaacttgactcttctgtagttacattgtgtactaagaccgtcggaaaattaaaagttgcgattttctaggcagatatggctaggaactatactctcattctggcgtaataatcaaggactttgctgccgtaacatggctgcaggaggcgcaatgatattatgcagtgcccgaaaatagtcccctgctaatTTAAAGTaactgtcggtcttagtacacgatgtaactacagaagagtcaagttttaaataggaaaaatatcaaaactcctTGGTCATTTccgagcgcgatgctaatggtctaatcagattcaattgattgtgctactgccagacccgggatcagctgaatggactaCAAAACCGTAAAAATCAAATTTTCTGTGGACCAGCGCAACTATTAGTACACAATTATTAGTAAATGAGACCCACTGTTTTAATGTAACATTTTTCATGCAGAACGCACCCATTGAAGAACGGGATGCACCAGGGAACTTCCTGTCATGGCTTATATTAAGGTATAATAAATTAAGTTTGCAGACACTGGTAAAACATTATGTTTACTGTTATTCTATAATATTACTTACATCATTTTATTTCAGGAGACCCGTGTATGTTCAAAGGATATCTGGTCGATTTGACGTGGGGAATCTTGCATCATACACTGAATGTGACAAATACTTTAAGGACCAACTACAAAATCCAACTGTTTATTTATTGTAGTCCAGACAATTACAATCAAACTCTGCACAAGAATAAAACTGGATATCAAACTTGATTTGTATTCTCATTGAATGAATTGATTTGTACTCAATGACCCAAACCAGTAATGACTTCTAAAATGTAGATTAACAGACCAACAGTGTatctatattaaaattaaattaccttttaaccctaaccctaatgTTCCAAGTCCTTACATAATGTTAAATTACACTGTGGCAAGCCTTTGGCACTTATCTGAAGCCTTTTCGTGGTTGTTCTCCAACTTGGCGATTCTGGAGCCGAACTGCATGGCTCTCTTAGGTAACAGAGCCGAGAGTCCCAGTCCTAGCTCAACAGCTGCTAACCTCAATAACAACTTTTCTCCAAGTCCTCTGGGTAGAGACAAATCGGCCTTCTCCCACACAGGCAGACTGTTAAGAAAACTGACGACATCTTCATCCAAATACGGAAATCTGAGTTTCAacgaaaaacatttattatacacaatGTTATTTCATAGACCAGATTCATCAGGTGGACTACTTTTATGGTTCTTTATTGGTGTTGTTTAGTGTTTCACAGTTAAGGTCATTATTACCTGTCATCGTATGATTTACAACAAGCTAAACAGAGGTTTCATATTCAAATAACCTAAACCTTTAAAGGACAGGTTTGGTATTTTGCACTtggagccctgttttcagattgtttgaaCGGTTTTGACATTTTGACgtgtgcggctgccccgagagttttgggtgtttgttgtttcgcctcccacctctacagTGGCTGTgttggtgcactggaacaatccttcctaaaatgtttacaaagacgtgaaactcaccgagtggtcacaggtgttcactgatatgctcacacaaaaatcgctgcaaaagatgctttccaacaggtgttttaccattcgttgtaaacttgtggacctatttttccaaacgcctcacacccgtacattcttctgctgagagcttgaataatagacactccagcccagttggtggcgataatccgccttttccaattgcaagaatacaaacaaagttcccggcgcggagtaataccgtacctcacagcacatctaatacaagtcaatggagttggcaaaaactacgataaaatcTGTTAGAAAGCATCAATTGCAGCGATTcctgtgtgagcatatcagtgaacacccccgaccactcggtgagtttcacgtctttgtaaatgaaagtttaatgcattttaggaaagattgttcctgtgcacccacagagccattatagaggtgggaggtgatacaagaaacacccgaaaattctcgggccagcaccACACgtcgaaatttcagccaaaaCTGCTCCACTCCATCACAAACAATCTAAAAACAGGGCTCTCAGTGCAAAACACCAAACCTATCCTTTAAAGTCCCCCTGAGGTGAAAATCaaggtttttttattgtttatatgtctatatggtgttttaatatgctttaagacgAACCATGTGCACTCATTATTCAACACCATTGCAGAGTATTTTCTTCATAAAATTTGAGTTTTCCAAAGATGGTCTCATTCCTGATTTtgaatattgaaaaacggtgatgttttcctttaacacttataattttgtttatttagtgTCAAAATTTAACTCTTGCCTGGCTTCTTTTCCATGGTCCCCAATGATCCGGTCATCCCTTCCCAGATTTCTTGAGGATATTCGGCCCAGTTCCATAACCAGCTCTTTGACAAGCCCTTCTAGCCCAGAGGTTTTATACCGCACCCTGTGTCTAGAGTATCCAGCTAGCTGTTCGTCGGCTCCGATGCCAGTCAAAACCACCTGCAAGAAGACACAATGTTATACATGAAAACCAACAGTGTGACCAAGGCCTAGCAGAGGTTTTAAGCCTATACTATTTAAATGTAACCACAAACATTACCTTTGCCTCTGAAGTATAATGCTCTTGTTCAGTGACGTCATTTATAAAGCCACTTCCCCTGGCCGCAAACCATAGGGCACATCCAAGGCTGTCATCCAAAACGGTGTCCAAAGGATGCACTAAATGACAGATGCGTTTCTGACGCAGTTCTTTAAGCTCCTCTTGAGTTACGTTGACTTCGATGAAGTTCCACTTGCGCTGCGGATTAAGATTTTTTAGTTCCTGCAGACCAGCTCTACCCGTAACTCTGTCTGGTACATCAAAACAGTTTAGGCTTTGCAGATTTGATTTTGCGTTAGCAACATCATCAGGGTCGCTTTTCTTATTCTTTCCTTTCTTCGAGGACTTGGGCGGCACCTTTGCATCTTGAATTTTGAAAGCAACATTGAGCAGGTCAATGGGTTTTTCTGCAGGAATGTGTCTATCAGCAATGGCGGCTAAAATCATTGAATCAATTCCCCCTGAGAAGAGAACAGCAACATCAgctttggcattgtttaagGGGAAAGCCGACTGGTCTTGAGAAGGTAAGTACTGTACTCTTTTACGGATTGCCTCACTGAGAACATCAATAAGCGTGTTAACCATTTGTCTCTTCTCAGCATTTGTTAGAAGTCCTTTCAGATTTTCAATAGAGGTTTGTGAGGCATTCTGGTCATGTTCAACAGTTCCAGGTGGAGAAATAGATGTGTTCATTGGACAAACAGGGGAGGTCAGGTAAAGTCCAGAACTATTTATGTTTACAGAGACAGAACTGGAAAAACCTTCCCATTTCGATTCCAGTATGTGATTTGGCTCATTGTCACTTGGAAAAACCCATGGATAAAGTTCAAAAGTAAATGTCCCTAGGTCGAACCTGTAAACTCCATGAGGTGGTACTTCCTGCCATTGGGAATTAATGTTGTCCGCTGGCTGGGATGCAACTGACGTGAGTGTGAAAAACGATCTTTCCGAATTAAATTTCCAAAGGAGACTTCTTCTTCCAAAAAAGTCCCTTCCAAACCAAATACAGCGTTCCATTTTTTGGTAATAGATAAAGGCCCAGGGTCCCTTCAGTTGTGACAGTAAAGACACCATATCTGAGGCACTCTGCACCATTCTCAAATGATGGAGAAGAACTTGTGTGTCATTTTCATCCTCCCCTACTGTAAGACCACCAAAAACCTCTCCGTTCCAAAGTAGCAAATTACCATTTTCGTCTTGAAGAGGCTGAGGGGTCAAGGAACCCCTCATGTGAAGGACATGGGCAGAAAAATGCAGACTGCAATTTGGATTTAATATTGTTTCTGTGATGTCCTGGCTACAGTTTGGTCCTCTGTTTTTAAGCTCTTCACGCACACTCTCCTCGAGTGGATTTTGCAGCGTGGTCAAACTGACCACACAACAGATCCCACACATTTTCACACAGTCCTATATATCTTGATAGTCCTTTCTCATGGTGTCTAATTCCTCTGTAAGAAACAAATGACGACAGTATTAGAGGCAGTCAAATTTGTACCGTGGTATTGTTCAAGTGTGAAACTTACTTTTACAAGAGCTGAGAACCTCTTCCTTGTCTGCCATGAAGAATATATTGCTGTTGGGGTGCTGCTTGTAGACTCTCTAAGCGAaaccaggtaaaaaaaaaaaaggggaaattaaatacaatttaattcaattatactttttttaagCACTTACATCAACTGTGATATTTTGAGTCACGGTTTATTTCCATACACTAAAAATCAAATCAagtattattaatatttagtaTACTTTATCAAGTGCACTTAAGTACAACTGTAAACGCTGCGTCCAAaccacctacttccatactatatagtaggcaaagtagtgctttttgcatactatatagtatggtagtaggcaatttcggacgcagcaaaaAACTATACTTTAAATTAGTATATTTGTAGTGTATTACTTTTACCCTGACTGATATTAATGATATTTGAGCAAATTTGCACACATCATCATAGGGGTAATTTTACAACTGTAGCGTCATTTTCATCTGAAACCTGTTTAAAATGTGTATACATGCATGCAGCTTTGAGTTTCCACCATCTACGTTAAAACAGACAGCACTTGGCACGTGGCTGTAAAATGACGAACATAGTTCAATAACACGACTTACGTACCCTGTTTTTCTTCAAATTGGACAATTCGTCGACTACAATCTTTTGTTCTTTGATCTGTGAATCGCAAATGTTTGTAAACAGTCAATACAAAcaagaataattaaacaaaCGTGTTTAAATTGTGACCGCTAATGTCAGACACGTATGAAATGGTACATAAACTGTTTTAATAACCTTCTTGTTAAGTTCTTCTTTTACCGCGAGCTCTTCCTGAGCATCGACTTCTGTTCGCTGGAAGTTTTGAGTGGACATTTTATATCAAAACTTTTCGGATTGTTTAGGGAAACATTTTCACAGGCAGTAGCAGTGGATGAgtggttgtggctagaaggaatacagctacggccaaagTCTCGTGAAATCTCGCCGGAAGAGCgatgttttcatcctaatcatACCCGCAAACCTAGCCCTAAATCCGACATTTCACGATATTTAGGCGGTATTTGTATACGTTCTAGCCAGAACAGCTGTTTTCGTCCTAATTCTACCACAAACCTAACCCGAAACCCAACTTCTCGCGAGATTTGGTTgcagctgtatcccttctagcctgAGTGGAACCTTTCGTCGCACACAAATGATGTAGCGACTATCAAGAGTGTGGCGCTTTAAAACTACGACAAATGCCTGCATATGATTGCGCAACTATGATAtcacagtaccgcgagagtgatgcaaaaa
This genomic interval from Misgurnus anguillicaudatus chromosome 17, ASM2758022v2, whole genome shotgun sequence contains the following:
- the LOC141350156 gene encoding mannose-1-phosphate guanylyltransferase catalytic subunit beta, producing MKAVILAAGYGTRLQRDIENDTTGNFKKLEGIAKPLLPVGPCALISHWLQALTKTACVDTVYVVTNDLYHEAFQLWAKEFPNVQVITDGTTKNEDRLGAVACLQLVVKLCAVDDHLLVIGGDTLFKEDFSIQKFTERFFEVQHKDKESNLVLSYQCKNEETSKYGILELDEDLKVQCMKEKPRPSETSARNACPCFYLFSKTSLPLLDTFLNEKKNAPIEERDAPGNFLSWLILRRPVYVQRISGRFDVGNLASYTECDKYFKDQLQNPTVYLL
- the asnsd1 gene encoding asparagine synthetase domain-containing protein 1 produces the protein MCGICCVVSLTTLQNPLEESVREELKNRGPNCSQDITETILNPNCSLHFSAHVLHMRGSLTPQPLQDENGNLLLWNGEVFGGLTVGEDENDTQVLLHHLRMVQSASDMVSLLSQLKGPWAFIYYQKMERCIWFGRDFFGRRSLLWKFNSERSFFTLTSVASQPADNINSQWQEVPPHGVYRFDLGTFTFELYPWVFPSDNEPNHILESKWEGFSSSVSVNINSSGLYLTSPVCPMNTSISPPGTVEHDQNASQTSIENLKGLLTNAEKRQMVNTLIDVLSEAIRKRVQYLPSQDQSAFPLNNAKADVAVLFSGGIDSMILAAIADRHIPAEKPIDLLNVAFKIQDAKVPPKSSKKGKNKKSDPDDVANAKSNLQSLNCFDVPDRVTGRAGLQELKNLNPQRKWNFIEVNVTQEELKELRQKRICHLVHPLDTVLDDSLGCALWFAARGSGFINDVTEQEHYTSEAKVVLTGIGADEQLAGYSRHRVRYKTSGLEGLVKELVMELGRISSRNLGRDDRIIGDHGKEARFPYLDEDVVSFLNSLPVWEKADLSLPRGLGEKLLLRLAAVELGLGLSALLPKRAMQFGSRIAKLENNHEKASDKCQRLATV
- the asdurf gene encoding ASDURF protein, producing MSTQNFQRTEVDAQEELAVKEELNKKIKEQKIVVDELSNLKKNRRVYKQHPNSNIFFMADKEEVLSSCKKELDTMRKDYQDI